A single region of the Duganella sp. BuS-21 genome encodes:
- a CDS encoding AraC family transcriptional regulator has protein sequence MEQATTAGSWLIGIWEMLQTIGLDPQPIFARAGIAEESFRNPHQRIASDKLSMLWNVITEVSGDESVSLAAAEQPRPATLDLLMYTMITAPTMEAALQRFIRYIRIISDAAVFSLEPGAEGAQWLRLTINGGQLAVPRQRCEFVLITILNICRWIASKQINPLAIELAHVEPGSTQMHARVFGGPVRFCAAHNGFLLSAADLHAALPASNAALSALHERFAVEFLDKMDLQRFAPRVREVIVRCLPDGSPPRSVAAAALCISERTLQRRLEDEGTSYNDLLDETRRDLAREYLAKEQMALGQVAFLVGFSDQSTFCRACQRWFGTSPKEFRKSHQ, from the coding sequence ATGGAACAAGCCACCACGGCCGGATCGTGGCTGATTGGTATCTGGGAGATGCTGCAGACGATAGGCCTTGATCCACAGCCGATCTTTGCACGCGCCGGCATCGCGGAGGAGAGCTTCCGCAATCCGCATCAGCGCATCGCCAGCGACAAGCTCAGTATGTTGTGGAATGTGATCACCGAGGTGTCCGGCGACGAATCAGTGTCGCTGGCCGCAGCGGAACAACCACGTCCGGCCACGCTGGATCTGCTGATGTACACGATGATCACCGCGCCCACCATGGAGGCGGCGCTGCAACGCTTCATCCGCTACATCCGCATCATCAGCGATGCGGCGGTGTTCTCGCTGGAGCCCGGTGCGGAGGGCGCGCAATGGCTGCGCCTGACCATCAACGGCGGCCAGCTGGCGGTGCCGCGTCAGCGCTGCGAGTTTGTGCTCATCACCATTCTCAATATCTGCCGCTGGATCGCGAGCAAGCAAATCAATCCGCTGGCGATCGAACTGGCGCATGTGGAGCCCGGCAGCACGCAGATGCATGCGCGGGTGTTTGGCGGGCCGGTGCGGTTTTGCGCGGCCCACAATGGCTTCCTGTTGTCCGCCGCTGACCTGCATGCGGCGCTGCCGGCGTCGAACGCCGCCTTGTCGGCGCTGCACGAGCGGTTTGCGGTGGAGTTCCTGGATAAAATGGACCTACAGCGCTTTGCGCCGCGCGTGCGCGAAGTGATCGTCCGCTGCCTGCCGGATGGTTCGCCGCCGCGCAGCGTGGCGGCAGCGGCGCTGTGCATCAGCGAGCGCACCTTGCAGCGCCGGCTGGAAGATGAAGGGACTTCCTACAACGATCTGCTCGATGAAACCCGGCGTGACTTGGCGCGTGAATATCTGGCCAAAGAGCAGATGGCGCTGGGCCAGGTTGCGTTCCTGGTCGGCTTTTCCGACCAGAGCACGTTCTGCCGGGCCTGCCAGCGATGGTTCGGCACCTCGCCGAAGGAATTCCGTAAAAGTCATCAGTAG
- a CDS encoding 3-(methylthio)propionyl-CoA ligase, which translates to MPELSRSPLPGQMMRRPLLISSLLRHADRYFGDREIVSHGDDGNVHRYTWHDCHQRSQGLARALERLNVRMGDRISTLAWNGYRHLELYYGISGMGAVIHTLNPRLHAEQLAYILNDAGSHYLFFERSFAPQVRELLAHCPAIKGYVLLGDEAALQGVEGMPNLLSYEALLAPDADHWSWPVFDEDAASGLCYTSGTTGNPKGVLYSHRSTVLHAYAQVAPDAFNLSAADCILPVVPMFHVNAWGLPYSAALVGAKLVLPGPALSGPALHAMCEQEAVTFSAGVPTIWLGLLNHVREQGKRFTTFKRVVIGGSACPPTLMDSLREDYGMQVIHAFGMTELSPLATVCTPQAQHAALPPEELRALLQKQGHVLYGLDARIADDDGNELAWDGATCGHLQVRGQWVVDSYYGHPPGSAVKDGWFPTGDVAHISSDGYVQITDRSKDLIKSGGEWIGSIDLENIAMAHPQVQLAACVGVAHDKWDERPLLVVVRKPGTDIDPAELLALYDGKVAKWWIPDDVVFVDSLPLGPTGKILKHRVREQFRQHLKT; encoded by the coding sequence ATGCCCGAATTAAGCCGCAGCCCCCTTCCCGGCCAGATGATGCGCCGGCCCTTGCTGATCTCCTCCCTGCTGCGCCACGCCGACCGCTATTTCGGCGACCGCGAAATTGTGTCGCATGGCGACGACGGCAACGTGCATCGCTACACCTGGCACGACTGCCATCAACGCTCGCAAGGCCTGGCGCGCGCGTTGGAGCGGCTCAATGTGCGCATGGGCGACCGCATCTCCACGTTGGCCTGGAACGGCTATCGCCACCTCGAGCTGTACTACGGCATCTCCGGCATGGGCGCGGTGATCCACACGCTCAATCCGCGCCTGCATGCGGAGCAGTTGGCCTACATCCTCAATGACGCCGGCAGTCACTACCTGTTCTTCGAACGCTCCTTCGCGCCGCAAGTGCGCGAGCTGCTTGCGCACTGTCCCGCCATCAAAGGCTATGTGCTGCTGGGCGACGAGGCCGCGCTGCAAGGCGTTGAAGGCATGCCAAATTTACTCAGCTACGAAGCGCTGCTGGCGCCGGACGCCGACCACTGGAGCTGGCCCGTCTTCGATGAAGACGCCGCATCAGGCCTTTGCTACACCTCCGGCACCACCGGCAATCCCAAGGGCGTGCTGTACTCGCACCGCTCCACCGTGCTGCACGCCTACGCGCAGGTGGCACCGGACGCCTTCAACCTGTCCGCCGCCGACTGCATCCTGCCGGTGGTGCCCATGTTCCACGTCAATGCGTGGGGCCTGCCCTACTCCGCTGCACTGGTCGGCGCAAAGCTGGTGTTGCCGGGACCGGCGCTTAGCGGACCCGCGCTCCACGCCATGTGCGAACAGGAAGCGGTGACTTTCTCCGCCGGCGTGCCCACCATCTGGCTTGGCCTGTTGAACCACGTGCGAGAACAAGGCAAACGATTTACCACGTTTAAGCGCGTGGTCATCGGCGGCTCGGCCTGTCCGCCGACGCTGATGGACAGCCTGCGCGAAGACTACGGCATGCAGGTCATCCACGCCTTCGGCATGACGGAACTGTCACCGCTGGCCACCGTCTGCACGCCGCAAGCGCAGCACGCGGCCTTGCCGCCGGAAGAACTGCGCGCACTGCTGCAAAAGCAAGGTCACGTGCTCTACGGCCTGGACGCCCGCATCGCCGACGACGACGGCAACGAACTGGCATGGGATGGCGCCACCTGCGGCCACCTGCAAGTGCGCGGCCAATGGGTGGTGGATTCCTACTACGGCCATCCACCCGGCAGCGCCGTCAAGGACGGCTGGTTCCCCACCGGCGACGTGGCCCACATCAGCAGCGACGGCTACGTGCAAATCACCGACCGCAGCAAGGACTTGATCAAATCCGGCGGCGAATGGATCGGCTCCATCGATCTGGAAAACATCGCCATGGCGCACCCGCAGGTGCAATTGGCGGCCTGCGTCGGCGTGGCGCACGACAAGTGGGACGAGCGTCCTTTACTGGTGGTGGTGCGCAAGCCCGGCACGGACATCGATCCCGCCGAACTGCTCGCCCTCTACGACGGCAAGGTGGCCAAGTGGTGGATACCGGACGATGTGGTGTTCGTTGACAGCCTGCCGCTCGGCCCCACTGGAAAAATTCTGAAGCACCGTGTACGTGAACAGTTTCGCCAGCATCTGAAAACATAA
- a CDS encoding TonB-dependent receptor → MISTKEMCTVAALGLAMSAHAQQAAPDAAPAEAADVNTVVVTAQKREQRLQDVPVSVSVMNAQSLTNAKIDTGTEVARLVPNLRVSTLGDESQPKFSLRGISTSEFNLNAISPTGAFFDEVYIGAQYLGGAQIFDIERVEVLRGPQGTLFGKNTTAGAVNFISKRPRFKEEAEITVGAGTYGYRETKGVVEVPLVEDRLTARLAFTGAHSDGYVKNLNPAGHDLSNIDRKAARLTLAYKDGDGLNGTLRLFGVNSNPDAIGVVNTGMLAGGLNANGKNPRINPFNGQPLGDREVADDRSGEIAVRGTGGYLTLNQSTDLGTVTSITSFLNGRFQNLVDADGTMDPLLHIDFRSRNHEFSQDLRFATAFDGPFQFITGLYHQRDNVDIGTTYTIFGGPPVLPILNQQYLQERRSTALYIDGTYDIDKVWSIYGGVRYTRDEGRLADFRVTPVIPVQPELRYDDRKPTGRLGVDAKLTRSLMLYAHYARGYRSSAFNGGALTNAADLNVAKPEYLNSYEGGVKSQMLDNKLTLNVSAFRYDFRNQQFLNVIGIGNQQLVNAGQSRITGAEIESFLQVNKQLRLSASLGLLDGKYRALTLNSANLSGKRMIEAPRYTGNVGIDYSIPVYAYLLTLHGDASFIGEQYFLATNADNSRVGATRDVSARIALLSPSKKVEVAMYGKNLSDNRNPTGIVLDATSQTKFTPVPYPRRYGIDVTFRY, encoded by the coding sequence ATGATCAGCACAAAAGAAATGTGTACCGTTGCCGCACTGGGCCTGGCGATGTCGGCACACGCGCAGCAGGCGGCACCGGACGCCGCGCCGGCGGAAGCGGCCGACGTCAACACCGTGGTCGTCACCGCGCAAAAACGCGAGCAGCGCCTGCAGGACGTGCCGGTATCGGTGAGCGTGATGAACGCCCAATCGCTCACCAACGCCAAGATCGACACCGGCACCGAAGTGGCCCGCCTGGTGCCCAACCTGCGCGTGTCTACCCTGGGCGACGAATCGCAGCCGAAGTTCTCGCTGCGCGGCATCTCCACTTCCGAATTCAACCTGAACGCCATCTCGCCGACCGGCGCGTTTTTTGACGAAGTCTATATCGGCGCCCAATACCTGGGCGGCGCGCAAATCTTCGATATCGAACGGGTCGAAGTGCTGCGCGGTCCGCAAGGCACCTTGTTCGGCAAGAACACCACGGCCGGTGCGGTCAACTTCATCTCCAAGCGACCGCGCTTCAAGGAAGAAGCCGAGATCACCGTCGGCGCCGGCACCTACGGCTACCGCGAAACCAAGGGCGTGGTGGAAGTGCCGTTGGTGGAAGACCGCCTGACCGCGCGCCTTGCCTTCACCGGCGCGCACTCGGACGGTTACGTCAAGAACCTCAATCCCGCCGGCCACGACCTGTCCAATATCGACCGCAAGGCGGCGCGCCTGACGCTGGCCTACAAGGACGGCGACGGCCTGAACGGCACGCTGCGCCTGTTCGGCGTGAACAGCAATCCGGACGCCATCGGCGTGGTCAACACCGGCATGCTGGCCGGCGGCCTGAACGCCAACGGCAAGAACCCGCGCATCAATCCCTTCAACGGCCAGCCGCTGGGCGACCGCGAAGTGGCGGACGACCGTTCCGGCGAAATCGCCGTGCGCGGAACCGGCGGCTACCTCACCCTGAACCAGAGCACCGACCTGGGCACCGTCACCTCCATTACCTCCTTCCTCAACGGACGCTTCCAGAACCTGGTCGATGCCGACGGCACCATGGACCCGCTGCTGCACATCGACTTCCGCTCGCGCAACCATGAGTTCAGCCAGGACTTGCGCTTTGCCACAGCGTTTGACGGCCCGTTCCAGTTCATCACCGGCTTGTACCATCAGCGCGACAACGTCGACATCGGCACCACCTACACCATCTTCGGCGGCCCGCCGGTACTGCCCATCCTGAACCAGCAATATCTGCAGGAACGCCGCTCCACCGCGCTGTACATCGACGGCACCTACGACATCGACAAAGTCTGGAGCATCTACGGCGGCGTGCGCTACACGCGCGACGAAGGCCGCCTGGCCGATTTCCGCGTGACGCCGGTGATTCCAGTGCAACCTGAGCTGCGCTACGACGACCGCAAGCCCACCGGCCGTCTCGGCGTCGACGCCAAGCTGACCCGCAGCCTGATGCTGTACGCCCACTATGCGCGCGGCTACCGCAGCAGCGCCTTCAACGGCGGCGCCCTGACCAATGCGGCCGACCTCAATGTGGCCAAGCCGGAATACCTGAACTCCTACGAAGGCGGCGTCAAGTCGCAGATGCTGGACAACAAGCTGACCCTGAACGTCTCGGCCTTCCGCTACGACTTCCGCAACCAGCAGTTTCTCAATGTGATCGGCATCGGCAACCAGCAACTGGTGAACGCCGGCCAATCGCGCATCACCGGCGCCGAGATCGAGAGCTTCCTGCAGGTGAACAAACAACTGCGCCTGAGCGCCAGCCTCGGCCTGTTGGACGGCAAGTACCGCGCCCTGACCCTGAACAGCGCCAACCTGTCCGGCAAGCGCATGATCGAAGCGCCGCGCTACACCGGCAACGTAGGCATCGACTACAGCATCCCGGTCTATGCCTATCTGCTGACCTTGCACGGCGACGCCAGCTTCATCGGCGAACAGTACTTCCTGGCCACCAACGCGGACAACTCGCGCGTGGGTGCAACGCGCGACGTGTCGGCGCGCATCGCCTTGCTGTCGCCGTCGAAAAAGGTGGAGGTCGCCATGTATGGTAAAAACCTGAGTGACAACCGCAATCCGACCGGTATCGTGCTGGACGCCACGTCGCAGACCAAGTTCACGCCTGTGCCCTACCCGCGCCGCTACGGTATCGACGTCACCTTCCGTTACTAA
- a CDS encoding beta-lactamase family protein, which yields MLRYIPVFLAFSATVHAGELDALTRAVKAGEFKQITSVVVAHHGKLIYEHYFDVEGAEGLRNTRSVGKTITGMLVGLAIDQKLLRADTPVLPNFPELYPLAAADPRKDKITVEDLLTMSSLLECDDDNQHSRGNEERMYLIEDWSRFAADLPVRGFPEWQPRPEQSPYGRAWSYCTAGVTLLGPLLEKVSGQSVQHFAAANLFEPIGIEKVKWQFQPKGTAMTGGGLQLRSTDLLKLGQLYLNQGRWAGKQVIPAEWVKRSVQPQANAREGMDYGYLWWLQNFNVNGRTVKSYGMSGSGGNKVFVLPELDAVVVITTTNFQIRDAHPLSEKLLTNLIMPVLM from the coding sequence ATGTTGCGATACATCCCCGTGTTTTTGGCCTTCAGCGCTACGGTTCACGCAGGTGAACTTGATGCGCTAACCCGCGCCGTCAAAGCCGGCGAATTCAAGCAAATTACCAGTGTGGTGGTGGCGCACCATGGCAAACTGATCTATGAACACTACTTCGACGTCGAAGGGGCCGAAGGCCTGCGCAATACACGTTCGGTGGGCAAGACGATAACCGGGATGCTGGTCGGCCTGGCGATCGACCAAAAGCTGTTACGTGCCGACACCCCGGTCCTTCCCAATTTCCCGGAATTGTACCCACTGGCCGCCGCCGATCCCCGTAAGGACAAAATCACGGTGGAGGATTTATTGACCATGAGCTCACTGCTTGAATGCGACGACGACAACCAGCACTCGCGCGGCAACGAGGAACGCATGTATTTGATCGAAGATTGGAGCCGCTTCGCCGCCGACCTTCCCGTCCGCGGCTTTCCGGAATGGCAGCCGCGGCCGGAGCAGTCGCCGTATGGCCGCGCCTGGAGTTACTGCACGGCGGGCGTCACCCTGCTCGGCCCCCTGCTTGAAAAGGTGAGCGGCCAAAGCGTTCAACACTTCGCCGCAGCCAATTTGTTCGAGCCGATCGGTATCGAGAAAGTGAAATGGCAGTTTCAGCCCAAAGGCACAGCGATGACCGGTGGCGGGCTGCAACTGCGCAGCACAGACTTATTGAAGCTGGGGCAGTTATATCTTAACCAGGGGCGCTGGGCTGGCAAGCAAGTGATCCCCGCCGAATGGGTCAAGCGATCGGTTCAGCCGCAGGCGAATGCGCGCGAGGGCATGGACTATGGCTATCTCTGGTGGCTGCAAAATTTCAACGTCAATGGCCGCACTGTGAAGAGCTATGGAATGTCGGGCTCGGGGGGCAACAAAGTATTCGTGCTGCCGGAATTGGACGCGGTGGTCGTCATCACAACGACGAACTTCCAGATCCGCGACGCCCACCCTCTGAGCGAAAAATTGCTGACAAACTTGATCATGCCGGTGTTAATGTAA